From Cyprinus carpio isolate SPL01 chromosome A7, ASM1834038v1, whole genome shotgun sequence, a single genomic window includes:
- the si:cabz01101003.1 gene encoding LOW QUALITY PROTEIN: ubiquitin carboxyl-terminal hydrolase CYLD (The sequence of the model RefSeq protein was modified relative to this genomic sequence to represent the inferred CDS: deleted 2 bases in 2 codons; substituted 3 bases at 3 genomic stop codons), producing the protein MSESRRRRSPKMFMVASDYKVQDHLEGTIRLQRGQLCQQQEGGAHRSGRGDYLWVKVIDNGCVVKVDRQVLSEVPAEFAGLLEPVPDLDVRVKLLSRTQFLQRMAGLALGSDVRVIWSRSQSELAEAELRYRGPLTRGSSAVYFGVHLKGWAAGRGKCNGSYKGHQLFSCPDGCGLFLPVSEITLPRSSRGSSSSDHQSNGQSPVSILSRGVFRPDSSSDHQSNGQSPVSILSRAAESGPNPGVPQPLGVGQRVCFVQDECVQRGSVLFCGPLSNRTPSTLYVGVLLDHPGGSWDGYYKSSKLCSIPSPEFGALLPLSKVTAESRSERSPLAVTSPKLPPLPVPNKPALQPPSPSKDPPNRLLIQPSMLLTARQALQPPSSSAPKAALKCSFRLQTQPALQPPAVPPNKPQAPPTDQSRPSNGFHNLPSPPNRXARGRSLATWLEVGSMVEVNDPPLFGVIRWIGQINNIPEPVAGIELDQELSAATDGSYLGERHFHCPANKGLFVKLRNCRRDSRFPEPELPINQVDRCNSIAFANWSSKRVEEHTPPLSGADARLTYEGFKKGIQGHLNSCYLDASLFSMFSCCSSFDWLLFWPVGSEQSHQSKRVCVIWICVCPCVLKPWLCANYEXXQEKLLKEETADSGFTNEEKDPEELLNQLFLLLQVEPLLKIRSVSQKAQECFIYQLFPPAVSPSSPVLSPLVSPGLLRVSSVQALLESSFMHSGLKLTEAPSCLPLLMPRFGKEFKMFDAILPSLSLDITDLLDETLRQCSICQSVAQWECLQCYEDVDITPGQLKQYCNTCNTQVHTHKKRQTHRPVEVRGPRGCWEGPVHGARQLMDLFAVTCIETSHYVSFVKHGPGATDWLFFDSMADREGGENGFNVPQVRSCPEVGRYLSLSVDEVSRLDASSLRDPVRRLLCDAYMCLYHCPQLSLYK; encoded by the exons ATGTCCGAAAGTAGAAGGCGACGCTCCCCCAAAATGTTCATGGTCGCGTCCGACTACAAAGTGCAGGACCACCTGGAAGGAACCATTCGGCTGCAGCGGGGGCAGCTGTGTCAGCAGCAGGAGGGAGGAGCGCACAGGAGCGGGAGAGGGGATTACCTGTGGGTGAAG GTGATCGATAATGGCTGCGTGGTGAAGGTGGACAGGCAGGTGCTCAGTGAAGTCCCGGCTGAGTTCGCCGGTCTGCTCGAACCCGTCCCTGACCTCGACGTCCGTGTCAAACTGCTGTCCAGGACACAGTTCCTGCAGCGAATGGCTGGTTTAGCGCTGGGATCAGATGTGCGGGTCATCTGGAgccgcagccaatcagagctcgcTGAGGCGGAGCTTCGTTACCGCGGGCCGCTGACGAGGGGAAGCTCTGCCGTTTATTTCGGGGTTCATCTGAAA GGATGGGCGGCAGGTCGTGGTAAATGCAACGGCAGCTATAAAGGGCATCAGTTGTTCTCGTGTCCAGACGGCTGCGGTCTGTTCCTCCCGGTCAGCGAGATCACGCTTCCGCGATCGTCCCGCGGCAGCAGCTCCAGCGACCACCAGTCGAACGGCCAGAGTCCCGTCAGCATCCTGTCACGAGGGGTATTCCGGCCGGA CAGCTCCAGCGACCACCAGTCGAACGGCCAGAGTCCCGTCAGCATCCTGTCACGCGCTGCGGAGTCCGGCCCGAATCCCGGCGTGCCGCAGCCGCTCGGCGTCGGACAGAGAGTCTGTTTCGTCCAGGACGAGTGCGTCCAGCGCGGGAGCGTCCTGTTCTGCGGGCCGCTGTCTAACCGGACCCCCTCCACGCTTTATGTGGGAGTTTTACTG gatCATCCAGGAGGATCATGGGATGGATATTATAAAAGCAGCAAACTGTGCTCCATCCCGTCACCTGAGTTCGGCGCTTTGCTTCCTCTCTCTAAAGTAACCGCAG AATCTAGATCCGAACGGTCTCCTCTGGCAGTAACCAGTCCTAAACTGCCACCGCTGCCCGTCCCAAATAAACCCGCCCTTCAGCCGCCATCGCCCAGCAAAGACCCCCCGAACCGGCTGCTCATCCAGCCTTCCATGCTGCTGACGGCCAGACAAGCCCTCCAGCCTCCGTCCTCCTCCGCCCCGAAAGCCGCTCTGAAATGCTCATTTAGGCTTCAGACACAACCTGCCCTGCAGCCTCCCGCGGTCCCGCCCAACAAGCCCCAAGCCCCGCCCACAGACCAGTCCCGCCCCTCCAACGGATTCCACAACCTCCCGTCTCCACCCAATCGCTGAGCGAGAGGGCGGAGTTTGGCCACCTGGTTGGAGGTG GGTTCTATGGTGGAGGTGAACGACCCGCCCCTTTTCGGAGTCATTCGCTGGATTGGCCAAATCAACAACATCCCGGAACCAGTGGCT GGAATCGAGCTG GATCAGGAGCTGTCCGCTGCCACAGATGGCAGTTATCTCGGTGAACGTCACTTCCACTGTCCTGCTAACAAAGGCCTGTTCGTCAAACTGAGGAACTGCAGACGCGACTCCAGGTTTCCTGAGCCTGAGCTGCCCATTAATCAGGTCGACCGCTGCAACTCCATCG CGTTTGCTAACTGGAGCAGTAAGCGTGTGGAGGAGCACACGCCTCCGCTGTCCGGTGCGGACGCCCGTCTGACGTACGAGGGCTTCAAGAAGGGCATTCAGGGTCACCTCAACTCCTGCTACCTGGACGCGTCTCTCTTCAG tatgttCTCGTGCTGCAGCTCGTTCGACTGGCTGCTGTTTTGGCcggttgg CTCAGAACAATCCCATCAGTCAAAgcgtgtgtgt GTAATATGGATATGTGTGTGCCCCTGTGTTTTAAAACCATGGCTTTGCGCAAACTACGAATAATGACAAGAAAAACTACTGAAAGAAGAAACAGCCGATTCAGGATTTACCAACGAggagaaag atccagaggaATTGCTCAACCAGCTTTTCCTGCTTCTCCAGGTTGAGCCGCTTCTGAAGAtcag gtctgtGAGTCAGAAAGCGCAGGAGTGTTTCATCTATCAGCTCTTTCCTCCGGCCGTCTCCCCGTCGTCTCCGGTGCTCTCTCCGCTCGTGTCTCCGGGGCTCCTGCGCGTCTCCAGCGTCCAGGCGTTACTCGAGTCCTCCTTCATGCACTCGGGACTCAAGCTCACGGAG GCTCCGTCCTGCTTGCCGCTCCTCATGCCCAGATTCGGCAAAGAGTTCAAGATGTTTGACGCCATCCTGCCCTCGCTGAGCCTGGACATCACCGACCTGCTGGACGAGA ctctgCGGCAGTGCAGTATCTGTCAGTCGGTGGCGCAGTGGGAGTGTCTGCAGTGTTACGAGGATGTTGACATCACACCTGGACAGTTAAAACAGTACTGCAACACCTGTAACACACAg GTTCACACACATAAGAAGCGTCAGACGCACCGGCCGGTGGAGGTGCGGGGGCCCCGGGGCTGCTGGGAAGGGCCGGTTCATGGGGCCCGTCAGCTGATGGATCTGTTCGCCGTCACCTGCATCGAGACGAGTCACTACGTGAGCTTCGTCAAACACGGCCCCGGGGCCACGGACTGGCTGTTCTTCGACAGCATGGCTGACCGAGAGG